Proteins encoded in a region of the Haloglomus salinum genome:
- a CDS encoding urease accessory protein UreF, translated as MSDDATLSAFRLADSFLPDGSHTASYGLEQFAQADRVTDADDLEALLETYLRRQVGPADLVALRAAHAGAGASEGDLDAVLRADRRLAATTLAAEFRESATAAGERLLQLQCEVRESPLLARYADRVDAGDAPGIHPAVLGAATAVAGVEAREACLLCCHAFVTGLLGAAQRLLALGHTDAQRVLVALRPAMRAAVDDSAGRTLDDMTPFAPLVDVLAAEHERADRRLFVS; from the coding sequence ATGAGCGACGATGCGACGCTGTCGGCGTTCCGGCTGGCGGACTCGTTCCTGCCGGACGGGAGCCACACCGCCTCGTACGGCCTCGAACAGTTCGCCCAGGCCGACCGTGTGACGGACGCCGACGACCTCGAGGCGCTGCTGGAGACGTACCTGCGGCGGCAGGTCGGCCCGGCCGACCTCGTGGCGCTGCGCGCGGCCCACGCCGGCGCGGGGGCAAGCGAGGGCGACCTCGATGCGGTGCTCCGTGCGGACCGGCGGCTCGCGGCCACGACGCTGGCCGCGGAGTTCCGCGAGAGCGCGACCGCGGCGGGCGAGCGCCTGCTCCAGTTGCAGTGCGAGGTCCGGGAGTCGCCATTGCTGGCGCGGTACGCCGACCGCGTCGACGCCGGGGACGCCCCGGGCATCCATCCGGCCGTGCTCGGCGCGGCGACGGCCGTCGCGGGCGTCGAGGCGCGCGAGGCCTGCCTGCTGTGCTGTCACGCGTTCGTCACGGGACTGCTCGGGGCGGCCCAGCGGCTGCTCGCGCTGGGGCATACCGACGCACAGCGCGTGCTGGTCGCGCTTCGGCCGGCGATGCGCGCGGCCGTCGACGACAGCGCGGGCCGCACGCTGGACGACATGACACCGTTCGCGCCACTGGTCGACGTGCTCGCGGCCGAACACGAACGAGCCGACCGCAGGCTGTTCGTCAGCTGA
- a CDS encoding NADP-dependent malic enzyme, with protein MGLDEDALAYHEHDPPGKIEISTTKPTSTQRDLSLAYSPGVAAPCEAIADAPGDAYRYTTKGNLVGVVSDGSAVLGLGDIGPLASKPVMEGKGVLFKRFADIDVFDLEVDASDPDAFVEHVAALEPTFGGINLEDISAPACFEIEERLRERLSIPVFHDDQHGTAIISGAALANAADIVGKDLADLSVTFAGAGAAALATARFYVSLGVPRENITMCDIDGILTTERAEAGDLDPYSEPFAQDRPAGDLADAMDGADVFVGLSVGGIVDEAMVRSMASDPILFAMANPEPEIDYEAAKHAREDTVVMATGRSDYPNQVNNVLGFPFLFRGALDAGATEINEAMKVAAAEALADLARQDVPDAVVKAYDDEPLQFGPEYIIPKPLDHRVLFEVAPAVARAAVESGAARRDLDRERYVERLEARLGKSREMMRVVLNKAQSDPKRVVLAEASDRMVRAAYQLADQGIAEPVLIGDTRGILRTADRLGLDFDPEIVDPTGVELAPYAEALYERRKRKGVTRREAADLVRDGNYLGSAMLALGDADAMLTGQTHHYPSALRAPLQVVGTAPDTEYAAGVTMLTFRNRVLFCADTSVNQDPDADVLAEVTRHTADLARRFNVEPRAALLSYSDFGSVDNEGTRKPRAAADRLRADPDVDFPVDGEMQADTAVVEEMLTGDYDFTDLDAPANVLVFPNLEAGNVASKLLQRLGGAEAVGPMLAGMAKPVHVLQRGDEVKDIVNLAGVAVVDAQE; from the coding sequence ATGGGACTCGACGAGGACGCGCTGGCGTATCACGAACACGACCCGCCCGGCAAGATAGAGATATCGACGACGAAGCCGACGAGCACGCAGCGGGACCTCTCGCTGGCGTACTCGCCCGGCGTCGCGGCGCCGTGCGAGGCCATCGCCGACGCCCCCGGCGACGCCTACCGCTACACGACGAAGGGGAACCTCGTCGGCGTCGTCTCCGACGGGTCGGCGGTGCTTGGCCTCGGTGACATCGGTCCGCTCGCCTCCAAGCCCGTGATGGAGGGGAAGGGGGTGCTGTTCAAGCGGTTCGCCGACATCGACGTGTTCGACCTGGAGGTGGACGCGTCGGACCCGGACGCGTTCGTCGAGCACGTGGCGGCACTGGAGCCGACGTTCGGCGGCATCAACCTGGAGGATATCTCGGCGCCGGCGTGCTTCGAGATAGAGGAGCGCCTGCGCGAGCGCCTCTCCATCCCGGTCTTCCACGACGACCAGCACGGGACCGCCATCATCAGCGGCGCCGCGCTCGCCAACGCCGCCGACATCGTCGGCAAGGACCTCGCGGACCTCTCGGTGACCTTCGCGGGCGCCGGTGCGGCCGCGCTCGCGACCGCCCGCTTCTACGTCTCGCTGGGCGTGCCCCGCGAGAACATCACGATGTGTGACATCGACGGCATCCTCACGACCGAGCGGGCCGAGGCGGGCGACCTGGACCCGTACAGCGAACCGTTCGCCCAGGACCGCCCCGCCGGTGACCTCGCAGACGCGATGGACGGTGCCGACGTGTTCGTCGGCCTCTCGGTGGGCGGCATCGTCGACGAGGCGATGGTCCGGTCGATGGCCTCGGACCCCATCCTGTTCGCGATGGCCAACCCCGAGCCCGAAATCGACTACGAGGCGGCCAAGCACGCCCGGGAGGACACCGTCGTGATGGCGACGGGGCGCTCGGATTACCCCAACCAGGTGAACAACGTCCTCGGGTTCCCGTTCCTCTTCCGCGGCGCGCTGGACGCGGGCGCGACCGAGATCAACGAGGCGATGAAGGTCGCCGCCGCCGAGGCGCTGGCCGACCTCGCGCGCCAGGACGTGCCCGACGCGGTCGTGAAGGCGTACGACGACGAGCCACTCCAGTTCGGCCCGGAGTACATCATCCCGAAACCGCTGGACCACCGGGTGCTGTTCGAGGTGGCGCCCGCCGTGGCGCGGGCGGCCGTCGAGAGCGGCGCCGCCCGGCGCGACCTGGACCGCGAGCGGTACGTCGAGCGCCTCGAAGCGCGGCTGGGCAAGTCCCGCGAGATGATGCGTGTCGTCCTCAACAAGGCCCAGAGTGACCCCAAACGGGTCGTGCTGGCGGAGGCGAGCGACCGGATGGTCCGGGCGGCCTACCAGCTCGCCGACCAGGGTATCGCCGAGCCCGTCCTCATCGGCGATACGCGGGGCATCCTCCGGACGGCCGACCGGCTCGGGCTGGATTTCGACCCCGAAATCGTCGACCCGACCGGCGTCGAGCTCGCGCCCTACGCCGAGGCACTGTACGAGCGACGCAAGCGCAAGGGCGTCACCCGCCGCGAGGCGGCCGACCTCGTCCGCGACGGCAACTACCTCGGGAGCGCGATGCTGGCGCTGGGCGACGCCGACGCGATGCTGACCGGCCAGACCCACCACTACCCCTCGGCGCTGCGGGCCCCGCTGCAGGTCGTCGGGACCGCCCCCGACACCGAGTACGCGGCGGGCGTGACGATGCTCACCTTCCGCAACCGCGTCCTCTTCTGCGCGGACACGAGCGTCAACCAGGACCCCGACGCCGACGTGCTCGCGGAGGTGACCCGCCACACCGCCGACCTCGCGCGGCGGTTCAACGTCGAGCCCCGGGCCGCGCTGCTGTCGTACTCGGACTTCGGCAGCGTCGACAACGAGGGCACCCGCAAGCCCCGCGCCGCGGCCGACCGCCTGCGCGCGGACCCGGACGTGGACTTCCCGGTCGACGGCGAGATGCAGGCCGACACCGCCGTCGTCGAGGAGATGCTCACCGGCGACTACGACTTCACCGACCTGGACGCACCCGCGAACGTGCTGGTCTTCCCGAATCTGGAGGCGGGGAACGTCGCGTCGAAGCTCCTCCAGCGGCTGGGCGGCGCGGAGGCCGTCGGCCCGATGCTCGCGGGGATGGCCAAGCCCGTCCACGTCCTCCAGCGCGGCGACGAGGTCAAGGACATCGTCAACCTCGCCGGTGTCGCCGTCGTCGACGCACAGGAGTAG
- a CDS encoding sensor histidine kinase, producing MTDRAQADERYALLRWFTQVSAVGAGGLCTRCVRTDQFTAASVVEWGSEGWSEVASAGDRLPDDLLAATVSRAVEMGDVTARHHGGVGVAAVPLPGLGRLALVLGTDQPSGFDTAARSFLRELGDAAAAVLSRDGQSPVPSGGPAAGDGAGTGASLPESATQRADTGTDDRHRKLRALQTTAESLLRAQSESEIARVAVETARTVLDCPVTGIWLYDDETDRLEPAAVTDEGRELLGEPVSFERGESLAWKAFESGDIGQYDDVGEVEGAYNPSTPIRSELDVPIGRYGVLTTATTRVAEFTAVDLDLLRILASNTEAVLDRAAREHETERYREMVEAASDPIWAVDTAGTLTEVNQRFVDLSGYRRSELVGADTSLAFSGALAQQIQVRMRTLQDEAADSTTFQESFRIGGGEQREYRVNVSSLYEAEAFAGAVFVAHDVTELRRHEQLLSVFNRVLRHNLRNQLSIVLGNVDDLTEHDDGSVVTAATAASKAARNLLTLSEKTRRFGAVTDPDGVEVTGMDVTAEVRQAVAHAREQFPGATIETSLPEVAWARSHGLLGVAVEELVENAIEHNDRDPEVSVSVGDAPDDGTVELRVADNGPGLPEMERRVIEQGLETPLMHASRLGLWMVRWTASTSGGETAIEENDPRGTVFVLRLPRANPPADE from the coding sequence ATGACCGACCGAGCCCAGGCGGACGAACGGTACGCCCTGTTGCGGTGGTTCACGCAGGTCTCGGCGGTCGGCGCGGGCGGGCTCTGTACGCGGTGTGTGCGGACGGACCAGTTCACCGCGGCCAGCGTCGTCGAGTGGGGGTCCGAGGGGTGGTCCGAGGTCGCGAGCGCCGGTGACCGGCTGCCGGACGACCTGCTCGCGGCGACCGTCTCCCGGGCGGTGGAGATGGGGGACGTGACGGCCCGGCACCACGGTGGCGTGGGGGTCGCCGCCGTCCCGCTGCCGGGGCTGGGTCGGCTGGCGCTCGTGCTCGGTACCGACCAGCCGAGCGGGTTCGACACGGCTGCCCGGTCGTTCCTCCGCGAGCTGGGGGACGCCGCCGCCGCGGTCCTGTCACGTGACGGCCAGTCGCCGGTGCCGTCCGGTGGCCCCGCGGCGGGTGACGGGGCGGGCACCGGCGCGTCGCTGCCCGAGTCGGCCACGCAGAGGGCCGACACCGGGACCGATGACCGGCACCGGAAGCTCCGGGCGTTGCAGACCACCGCCGAGTCGCTGCTCCGGGCCCAGTCGGAATCGGAGATCGCCCGGGTCGCCGTCGAGACGGCCCGGACGGTGCTCGACTGTCCCGTCACGGGCATCTGGCTCTACGACGACGAGACCGACCGGCTGGAGCCCGCGGCCGTCACCGACGAGGGGCGCGAACTGCTGGGCGAGCCCGTCAGTTTCGAGCGGGGCGAGAGCCTCGCGTGGAAGGCGTTCGAGTCCGGCGATATCGGTCAGTACGACGACGTGGGCGAGGTCGAGGGGGCCTACAACCCCTCGACGCCCATCCGCTCGGAGCTCGACGTCCCCATCGGACGGTACGGCGTGCTCACGACGGCGACCACGCGGGTGGCCGAGTTCACCGCGGTCGACCTCGACCTGCTCCGCATCCTCGCCTCGAACACGGAGGCCGTGCTGGACCGGGCAGCCCGGGAACACGAGACCGAGCGCTACCGCGAGATGGTCGAGGCGGCGAGCGACCCCATCTGGGCCGTCGACACCGCGGGGACCCTGACGGAGGTCAACCAGCGGTTCGTCGACCTGTCGGGCTACCGCCGGTCGGAGCTGGTCGGCGCGGACACCTCGCTCGCGTTCTCCGGGGCGCTGGCCCAGCAGATTCAGGTGCGGATGCGGACGCTCCAGGACGAGGCGGCGGACTCGACGACCTTCCAGGAGTCGTTCCGCATCGGCGGCGGCGAGCAGCGCGAGTACCGGGTCAACGTCTCGTCGCTGTACGAGGCCGAGGCGTTCGCGGGGGCCGTCTTCGTCGCCCACGACGTGACCGAACTCCGGCGCCACGAGCAGCTGCTCTCGGTGTTCAACCGCGTCCTGCGCCACAACCTCCGCAACCAGCTGTCCATCGTCCTCGGGAACGTCGACGACCTCACCGAGCACGACGACGGAAGTGTCGTGACGGCGGCGACGGCGGCGAGCAAGGCGGCCCGGAACCTGCTCACGCTCAGCGAGAAGACACGGCGCTTCGGCGCCGTGACGGACCCGGACGGCGTCGAGGTCACCGGGATGGACGTCACAGCTGAAGTCCGGCAGGCCGTCGCGCACGCCCGCGAGCAGTTCCCCGGGGCGACCATCGAGACGTCGCTTCCCGAGGTGGCGTGGGCGCGCTCGCACGGCCTCCTCGGGGTCGCCGTCGAGGAACTCGTCGAGAACGCCATCGAGCACAACGACCGCGACCCCGAGGTGTCGGTCTCGGTCGGCGACGCGCCGGACGACGGGACCGTCGAGCTACGCGTCGCGGACAACGGCCCCGGCCTCCCGGAGATGGAGCGCCGCGTCATCGAGCAGGGGCTGGAGACGCCGCTGATGCACGCCTCGCGGCTCGGCCTCTGGATGGTCCGCTGGACCGCCAGCACCTCCGGTGGCGAGACCGCCATCGAGGAGAACGACCCTCGCGGCACCGTCTTCGTCCTCCGGCTCCCACGGGCCAACCCGCCGGCCGACGAGTAG
- a CDS encoding DoxX family protein yields the protein MPDDSGDEGAPFGIGRVLFGLGMALQASEDFRDMEDTVEYAESAGVPMPELAAPFASGMMLVSGLMVALWKKPKLSTGAVTTFLAVVTLTMHDFWNADEDSRDGERLAFWGNLAMFGGALAFLREAWR from the coding sequence ATGCCAGACGACAGCGGCGACGAGGGCGCACCGTTCGGTATCGGTCGGGTGCTGTTCGGCCTGGGGATGGCGCTGCAGGCCTCCGAGGACTTCCGCGACATGGAGGACACCGTCGAGTACGCGGAGTCGGCGGGCGTGCCGATGCCGGAACTCGCGGCCCCGTTCGCCTCCGGGATGATGCTCGTGAGCGGACTGATGGTCGCGCTCTGGAAGAAGCCGAAACTGTCGACGGGGGCCGTAACGACCTTCCTGGCGGTGGTCACGCTGACGATGCACGACTTCTGGAACGCCGACGAGGACAGCCGCGACGGTGAGCGCCTCGCCTTCTGGGGCAACCTCGCCATGTTCGGCGGCGCACTGGCGTTCCTGCGCGAGGCCTGGCGGTAG
- a CDS encoding endonuclease/exonuclease/phosphatase family protein codes for MGDRSTRRGAVGTDPRRDSRAARTAAAGLLTALWLVAFLRALNRVFVLNFSTAGPNVTGLLALALVTGWTVPVVARVADRPVAWHATVAVALGGLGLSLVGGTLVSLAGAVVFLSATTPPLVALAGDLRERFAVAAALGVLTHGALRAVLDTAPPYATPLGRGLLVALALVTLAAWWLVTRESPPDATALAAPGGATATAFLFVQATFLGLAPRVSLWTGRSLLVVLAATTLGLVAGAAWVARRGAPGRRATVAWSVALLLGLAALLFGPGPGVAALPAAAATVLLCARGCRAGTTTARRTGLGVAGVQAVGLVLTVTVVLAMNWAFVPGVGPLVRGWQAQLLLTLGAMLPGAVLLRERTAAADRVDPAPATEPSREPVAGGRRALLTAAGLGLLGLGGAAARRVTPSDEVPAADSVTALSFNIHQYIDARGRHNLESVRDLLAEADAGIVGLQETAGGRLTAGGLDGVRWLARELDLHAAAGPPTRIASYGVALLSRWPIREERWVVLPSTDTATRVALAAVVESPLGDLPVVVAHLETEGAVRVEQAERVVELARETGDPARALVLGDFNATPDERPYAVLTDAFADPWAGVGSEGDTYSASDPRKRIDYALVGRDWAHERGTVVGSPSVSDHLGVSVRLTRPPE; via the coding sequence ATGGGAGACCGCTCGACCCGGCGGGGCGCCGTCGGAACGGACCCCCGACGAGACTCGCGCGCCGCGCGCACCGCCGCCGCCGGGCTCCTGACCGCACTCTGGCTCGTGGCGTTCCTGCGGGCGCTCAACCGGGTCTTCGTCCTCAACTTCTCGACGGCGGGCCCGAACGTCACCGGCCTGCTGGCCCTGGCGCTGGTGACCGGCTGGACGGTGCCCGTCGTCGCCCGCGTCGCGGACCGACCGGTGGCGTGGCACGCGACCGTGGCCGTCGCGCTCGGCGGCCTCGGCCTCTCGCTCGTCGGCGGGACGCTCGTCTCGCTGGCCGGGGCGGTCGTCTTCCTCTCGGCCACGACGCCGCCGCTGGTCGCGCTCGCCGGTGACCTGCGCGAGCGGTTCGCCGTCGCCGCCGCGCTCGGCGTCCTGACCCACGGCGCCCTCCGCGCGGTGCTGGACACGGCCCCGCCGTACGCGACGCCGCTCGGGCGAGGACTGCTGGTCGCGCTCGCGCTCGTGACGCTCGCGGCCTGGTGGCTGGTGACCCGCGAGTCACCGCCAGACGCGACGGCGCTCGCGGCACCCGGCGGCGCGACGGCGACAGCGTTCCTGTTCGTACAGGCGACCTTCCTCGGGCTGGCGCCGCGTGTGAGCCTGTGGACCGGTCGCTCGCTACTGGTCGTGCTGGCGGCGACGACGCTGGGACTGGTCGCCGGCGCAGCGTGGGTGGCGCGCCGTGGCGCCCCCGGCCGCCGGGCGACGGTCGCGTGGAGTGTCGCCCTCCTCCTCGGGCTCGCGGCGCTGCTGTTCGGCCCGGGACCGGGCGTGGCGGCGCTCCCGGCGGCCGCCGCGACGGTCCTGCTGTGTGCCCGTGGCTGCCGGGCGGGGACCACGACGGCCCGTCGGACGGGCCTCGGCGTCGCCGGCGTGCAGGCGGTCGGGCTGGTGCTGACGGTGACGGTGGTGCTGGCGATGAACTGGGCGTTCGTCCCCGGCGTCGGCCCGCTCGTCCGGGGGTGGCAGGCCCAGCTGCTCCTCACCCTTGGAGCGATGCTCCCCGGTGCGGTCCTGCTCCGCGAGCGCACCGCGGCGGCCGACCGGGTCGACCCTGCCCCGGCCACGGAACCATCGCGCGAGCCGGTGGCGGGCGGCCGCCGCGCCCTCCTGACCGCCGCCGGTCTGGGCCTGCTGGGACTCGGCGGAGCCGCCGCCCGGCGAGTGACGCCCTCGGACGAGGTCCCGGCGGCGGATTCGGTGACAGCCCTGTCGTTCAACATCCACCAGTACATCGACGCACGCGGTCGCCACAACCTCGAATCGGTGCGGGACCTCCTCGCGGAGGCGGACGCCGGCATCGTCGGCCTGCAGGAGACTGCCGGTGGGCGGCTCACGGCCGGCGGGCTCGACGGCGTGCGCTGGCTGGCACGCGAGCTCGACCTGCACGCCGCCGCCGGCCCGCCGACGCGCATCGCGAGCTACGGGGTCGCGCTGCTGTCACGGTGGCCCATCCGCGAGGAACGGTGGGTCGTCCTCCCATCGACCGACACCGCAACCCGGGTCGCGCTGGCGGCGGTCGTCGAATCGCCGCTCGGCGACCTCCCGGTCGTCGTGGCGCACCTGGAGACCGAGGGCGCGGTCCGGGTCGAGCAGGCCGAGCGCGTGGTCGAACTGGCCCGCGAGACGGGCGACCCGGCCCGGGCGCTCGTGCTGGGTGATTTCAACGCGACACCCGACGAACGGCCGTACGCGGTCCTGACCGACGCCTTCGCGGACCCGTGGGCCGGCGTCGGGAGCGAGGGCGACACCTACAGCGCGAGCGACCCGCGGAAACGCATCGACTACGCCCTCGTCGGCCGGGACTGGGCCCACGAGCGCGGGACGGTGGTCGGGAGCCCGTCGGTGTCCGACCACCTCGGGGTCTCGGTCCGGCTGACGCGCCCGCCGGAGTGA
- a CDS encoding crotonase/enoyl-CoA hydratase family protein — MGTTVQYETDGRVATLTLDRAERYNAIDESMPGELREAVERADSDPDIHVIVLTGAGEAFCSGYDLKHYAEAPRPVQGSQEMPWDPMQDYRMMKSNTEDFMSLWRCYTPVIAKVNGPAVAGGSDIALCADLIVMAEDAPIGYPPARVWGCPTTMMWVYRLGPADAKRMLFTGDLVDGTEAAEMGLVYEAVPGDDLDDRVDALARRIAGVPRNQLMMQKLAINQAYENMGLETTQMFATIFDGMTRHTPEGVAFKERCEAVGFKQAVAERDRGELFD, encoded by the coding sequence ATGGGTACCACGGTCCAGTACGAGACGGACGGGCGGGTCGCGACGCTGACACTCGACCGGGCGGAGCGGTACAACGCCATCGACGAGTCGATGCCGGGAGAGTTGCGCGAGGCCGTCGAGCGGGCCGATTCCGACCCCGATATCCACGTCATCGTCCTCACGGGCGCCGGCGAGGCGTTCTGTTCGGGCTACGACCTGAAGCACTACGCCGAGGCCCCGCGGCCGGTGCAGGGGAGCCAGGAGATGCCCTGGGACCCGATGCAGGACTATCGGATGATGAAGTCGAACACGGAGGACTTCATGAGCCTCTGGCGGTGCTACACGCCGGTCATCGCGAAGGTGAACGGGCCGGCCGTCGCCGGCGGGAGCGACATCGCGCTCTGTGCCGACCTCATCGTGATGGCCGAGGACGCCCCCATCGGCTACCCACCGGCGCGGGTCTGGGGCTGTCCGACGACGATGATGTGGGTGTACCGGCTGGGGCCGGCCGACGCCAAACGGATGCTGTTCACCGGCGACCTCGTCGACGGCACGGAAGCGGCCGAGATGGGGCTCGTCTACGAGGCGGTGCCGGGCGACGACCTCGACGACCGCGTCGACGCGCTGGCCCGCCGCATCGCCGGCGTTCCGCGGAACCAGCTGATGATGCAGAAGCTCGCCATCAACCAGGCCTACGAGAACATGGGGCTCGAGACGACCCAGATGTTCGCCACCATCTTCGACGGGATGACCCGCCACACGCCGGAGGGGGTCGCGTTCAAGGAGCGCTGCGAGGCGGTCGGCTTCAAGCAGGCCGTCGCCGAGCGCGACCGCGGCGAACTGTTCGACTGA
- a CDS encoding class I adenylate-forming enzyme family protein, producing the protein MNVAVRFQHRMGEQPEKTAIVDAGGAEVTYGDLDRQTRQVAAWLDAQGLGGGDRVAVYLPDTATYLPVVLGIWRAGAIASPINTRFGVDELAYTLGDLEPAALLGSDAFADTIDDLHDEVDGLDPSNTLLVERDGAFQADDLPAADAAPDPARRLDDEPAVVMYTSGTTGRPKGVVQTHRNVGAQLDVNVTAFGVTRADTSVVAVPLFHVGGLYGGALPVLLAGGTIVVQPAWDATEWADLVDAHGATFTGLIPTMMLDALNTEAAREYDTSSLERAVYGGSPATEETLDTFQEVFEVGALHNYYGQTENTGLSVTYDADTERRPGLLGRPVQAVEYRVVDVTADELVDVGPNEEGELVLRGDIITPGYWDESLDADYFTDGWLHTDDVVREDEDGLLYYVDRADDMIISGGENVAPSEVENALQEHPGVEAVAVFGAPHERWGEAVTAAIVASDPDLTAADIEDWWNEHAGLAGYKRPRRVEFVEEFPRTATQKVDKVTLKERLEE; encoded by the coding sequence ATGAACGTCGCTGTGAGATTCCAGCACCGGATGGGGGAGCAGCCCGAGAAGACGGCCATCGTCGACGCCGGCGGGGCCGAGGTGACCTACGGCGACCTCGACCGACAGACCCGACAGGTTGCGGCGTGGCTCGACGCGCAGGGACTCGGCGGGGGTGACCGGGTCGCAGTGTATCTACCGGATACGGCGACGTACCTGCCGGTCGTGCTGGGCATCTGGCGGGCCGGGGCCATCGCGAGCCCCATCAACACCCGGTTCGGCGTCGACGAACTGGCGTACACGCTCGGCGACCTGGAGCCGGCGGCGCTGCTGGGTTCGGACGCGTTCGCCGACACCATCGACGACCTCCACGACGAGGTCGACGGGCTCGACCCGTCGAACACCCTCCTCGTCGAGCGCGACGGGGCCTTCCAGGCGGACGACCTGCCCGCCGCCGACGCCGCGCCCGACCCCGCCCGCCGTCTCGACGACGAGCCGGCGGTCGTGATGTACACCTCCGGGACGACGGGCCGGCCGAAGGGGGTCGTCCAGACCCACCGGAACGTCGGGGCACAGCTAGATGTCAACGTCACTGCCTTCGGCGTCACGCGGGCGGATACGTCGGTCGTCGCGGTTCCGCTGTTCCACGTCGGTGGCCTGTACGGCGGGGCGCTGCCGGTGCTGCTGGCGGGTGGAACCATCGTCGTCCAGCCTGCGTGGGACGCCACGGAGTGGGCCGACCTCGTCGACGCACACGGGGCCACGTTCACCGGACTCATCCCGACGATGATGCTCGACGCGCTCAACACCGAGGCCGCCCGGGAGTACGACACCTCGTCGCTGGAGCGGGCGGTGTACGGCGGGTCGCCCGCGACCGAGGAGACGCTCGACACGTTCCAGGAGGTCTTCGAGGTGGGGGCGCTCCACAACTACTACGGCCAGACCGAGAACACCGGCCTCAGCGTCACGTACGATGCCGACACGGAGCGCCGGCCCGGTCTACTCGGGCGACCCGTCCAGGCTGTGGAGTACCGGGTCGTCGACGTGACCGCCGACGAACTGGTCGACGTGGGCCCGAACGAGGAGGGCGAACTGGTCCTCCGGGGCGACATCATCACGCCGGGCTACTGGGACGAGTCGCTGGACGCGGACTACTTCACCGACGGCTGGCTCCACACCGACGACGTCGTCCGGGAGGACGAGGACGGTCTGCTGTACTACGTCGACCGGGCCGACGACATGATAATCAGCGGTGGCGAGAACGTGGCCCCGAGCGAGGTCGAGAACGCGCTCCAGGAACACCCCGGCGTCGAAGCGGTCGCCGTATTCGGGGCCCCCCACGAGCGATGGGGTGAGGCGGTCACGGCGGCCATCGTCGCCTCCGACCCGGACCTGACCGCGGCCGATATCGAGGACTGGTGGAACGAACATGCCGGGCTCGCGGGATACAAGCGCCCTCGCCGGGTGGAGTTCGTCGAGGAGTTCCCGCGGACGGCGACCCAGAAGGTGGACAAGGTCACGCTGAAAGAACGGCTCGAGGAGTAG
- a CDS encoding helix-hairpin-helix domain-containing protein, producing MSEASTPFGSLFSTQRRLVDSTIETQRNLHRQGLDLTRRSTKALAGVVPDDEAPGRVDDLFDDIESTQDDLFDGIQDALGSGIDRTEETAEDLEEDLETAAEEVGDAAEDVAETTEEATEDVTDTTEEAAEDVQETLETAAEDVGDALEASVDAIDGIGPTYAERLADAGIETVGDLADASADAVAEAAEISEERASELVERAQEQA from the coding sequence ATGAGCGAAGCATCCACCCCGTTCGGGTCGCTGTTCAGCACCCAGCGACGACTCGTCGACAGCACCATCGAGACACAGCGCAACCTCCACCGGCAGGGGCTCGACCTGACCCGGCGCTCCACGAAGGCGCTCGCCGGCGTCGTCCCCGACGACGAGGCGCCGGGCCGCGTCGACGACCTGTTCGACGACATCGAGTCGACCCAGGATGACCTGTTCGACGGCATCCAGGACGCGCTCGGCAGCGGCATCGACCGCACCGAGGAGACGGCCGAGGACCTCGAGGAGGACCTCGAGACGGCTGCCGAGGAGGTCGGCGATGCCGCCGAGGACGTGGCCGAGACGACCGAGGAGGCCACCGAGGACGTGACCGACACGACGGAGGAGGCAGCCGAGGACGTCCAGGAGACGCTGGAGACGGCCGCCGAGGACGTCGGCGATGCGCTGGAGGCCTCCGTCGACGCCATCGACGGCATCGGCCCGACGTACGCCGAGCGCCTGGCCGACGCCGGCATCGAGACGGTCGGCGACCTCGCGGACGCGAGCGCCGACGCGGTCGCCGAGGCAGCCGAGATCAGCGAGGAGCGTGCGAGCGAGCTGGTCGAGCGGGCACAGGAGCAGGCCTGA